One window of the Babesia bovis T2Bo chromosome 2, whole genome shotgun sequence genome contains the following:
- a CDS encoding putative 60S ribosome subunit biogenesis protein NIP7 has protein sequence MRPLSEDEAQLVFQKLAAYIGNKVVDMVNDGDSGSPFVFRLHRERVYYMSESILKYSGCISHKNLISAGVCLGKFTKSKQFRLHITALHYLAHYSKSKVWLKTGEQSFVYGNNVAKKHIGQMSEDIPQNGGVVVMYNNLPLGFGVTSKSTEALKTSLPDDVAVFHQADIGEYLRHEAEII, from the exons ATGCGTCCTCTGAGCGAGGATGAAGCTCAACTGGTTTTCCAGAAGCTTGCTGCATA CATCGGCAATAAAGTTGTGGATATGGTTAATGATGGTGATTCTGGATCACCGTTTGTCTTCAGGCTTCACCGTGAGCGGGTGTACTACATGAG CGAATCCATACTGAAGTACAGCGGATGTATCAGCCACAAGAACCTG ATATCTGCTGGAGTATGCCTGGGCAAATTTACCAAGTCGAAGCAATTCCGACTTCACATCACCGCTTTACATTACCTGGCACATTACTCAAAGAGCAAGGTCTGGTTGAAAACGGGTGAACAGTCGTTTGTATATGGCAACAATGTAGCCAAG AAACACATTGGCCAAATGAGTGAAGACATTCCTCAAAATGGCGGTGTTGTTGTTATGTACAACAACCTACCCCTTGGCTTCGGGGTCACTTCCAAGTCAACGGAGGCCTTGAAAACATCGCTTCCCGATGATGTCGCTGTCTTCCACCAG GCTGATATTGGTGAATACTTACGTCACGAAGCTGAAATCATTTGA
- a CDS encoding AP2 domain family protein: protein MVVVEQIMEPSAQEGHASEQRSISTPIRNAGPQGGQPPRGGGRAARGGGRKTPIPPPPRATPSSSSGYPGVSWNKRMGAWLAFYYDADTRRSRTFHPKYYDFDVDKAKQAAIEFMQNIDKHPGCSLRKSRRDTKSNAFLNGKYDMDNHFGDLHGRTRKRGAANHMLAVDFKGRGVKGTLTCPPTPNPLPAIYDMDKLRHNFHVTADLLDQCYMSNSGTMETEYTGNTGVMDNNYLSGSFESQQDYDKGYQSPMTWQSCQSFFGNQEYYVDSQGYGNMSYLDGDMPYMSSEGTMYRETEPVYQNGATDSRHRMQSGEGLLPGSGEPQGQHMFTSSFDASPTKEEPDIRMLMHSIALTNGDSVEGYGMDNYQFGDSAANYSANPAQNFSANSNTDSTTQVNTPLGSPYFSPYVHTLYNHFPEDSELNRTFGFQNLILGGEGQTNQQTQSVMPPQS from the coding sequence ATGGTAGTTGTCGAACAAATAATGGAGCCCAGTGCACAGGAAGGGCATGCATCAGAACAACGCAGTATCTCTACCCCGATAAGAAACGCGGGGCCACAAGGCGGCCAACCTCCACGTGGAGGCGGTCGTGCTGCTAGGGGTGGTGGTAGGAAAACCCCGATACCTCCTCCACCACGTGCAACCCCTTCCAGCTCTTCTGGTTACCCAGGTGTTAGCTGGAATAAGCGCATGGGAGCATGGTTGGCCTTTTACTACGATGCCGACACTAGGAGGAGTCGTACGTTCCACCCAAAGTACTACGACTTTGACGTTGATAAGGCCAAGCAGGCTGCCATCGAGTTTATGCAGAACATTGATAAGCATCCTGGATGCAGCTTACGCAAGAGCCGCCGTGATACGAAGTCCAATGCCTTTTTGAATGGTAAGTATGACATGGATAATCACTTTGGTGATTTACATGGACGTACACGTAAGCGTGGTGCTGCGAATCATATGCTCGCTGTCGACTTCAAGGGCAGAGGCGTGAAAGGGACGCTTACCTGCCCACCTACCCCAAATCCATTACCAGCGATATATGACATGGATAAGCTGCGTCACAACTTCCACGTTACGGCAGATCTCCTTGATCAATGCTACATGTCGAACTCCGGTACCATGGAGACGGAATACACAGGCAACACGGGTGTCATGGATAACAACTACCTCAGTGGATCCTTTGAGTCCCAGCAAGATTATGACAAGGGCTACCAGAGTCCAATGACATGGCAGTCATGCCAGAGTTTCTTTGGTAACCAAGAGTACTACGTTGATTCCCAGGGTTACGGCAACATGTCATATCTGGACGGTGATATGCCTTACATGTCTTCTGAGGGCACCATGTACAGGGAGACTGAGCCAGTGTACCAGAACGGCGCTACAGACTCACGCCATCGTATGCAGTCTGGCGAAGGGCTGTTACCTGGTTCAGGGGAGCCACAGGGTCAGCATATGTTTACCTCGAGTTTCGACGCTTCTCCTACCAAGGAGGAGCCGGATATACGTATGCTGATGCACTCGATAGCGCTAACTAACGGCGACAGTGTAGAAGGTTACGGCATGGACAACTATCAATTTGGGGATAGTGCTGCTAATTACAGTGCCAACCCTGCGCAAAACTTTAGCGCAAACAGTAATACGGATTCTACCACCCAGGTAAATACGCCTCTTGGTAGCCCATACTTCTCTCCGTACGTACATACTCTTTATAACCACTTTCCGGAAGATTCGGAACTTAACCGTACATTCGGTTTCCAGAACCTCATTCTTGGGGGTGAAGGACAAACAAACCAGCAAACGCAGTCTGTGATGCCACCTCAAAGCTAA
- a CDS encoding putative rpn2_yeast 26S proteasome regulatory subunit rpn2: MLVAQPPDKCSALADAYNGHEPMDRISSADPVIALLSERDDASRELGLRQLNILVDTFWAEIADSLELIHQLHNDTSFSTRNLAALVLSKVYFHLSNYPKALQYALAAGEHFNLQESSEYVNIIVANAIDEYIRDRQAVVDGENSAISNGVVCGFQQQLESLVTKLITMSVASGDEQHAIGIALDSRRLDFVCEILRNSTSSGPLIDYTIGLLENVISRDFCLQLYREIRDILVSMSQDTLINHYQSLVTCLYRLDDANAMAQLLHDIIIRDEHLRAYQICYDLVDIGDQKFLNGMKASVALSVPDDIRFDRVKHILSGDSTTELYLQFLHRKNHTDLRLLEHYMTSIDQRSSICHSAVVMAHAIMQAGTCCDLFLRDNIGWLAKANHWAKFTATASIGVVHKGYVKNCKKVLSAYLPGSSPNSSQAFSEGGSLYAIGLIMANHYDSEAVDILTQHIKNESVEEAVHHGAALGLGLVCMGQCDRAVYEELNNILLKNNAVSGQAAAIGIGLLMFGSGNLEVLDALHSCCVDTQHEKISRACALAIAMVLYRLEKDADSMIAKMTKDNDPVVRYGGMFAYAMAYCGTGSSKVVKALLYASVSDVSDDVRRAAVISLGFVLCNTPEEVPKVLKLLVASYNPHVRYAAAIALGITCAASPQPDVLRLLHALSSDSADFVRQGAFIALGLVLQQSNADTSNDVMQVRELFKNIAGEKHQEVMAKFGAILGAGLMDAGGQNCVASLYTCRGNMRLEAVAGFLMFSQYWFWHPFMHFISLALQPTCLIGINGDLQIPTGYKVLCTAPPKLFEYVHHMTDEPVESNKGEVTAVLSISAKRHAWMASGKSVEHVEDSGGNINGKPIMPDDSVSVNSDGRSQRLEVASIAATLGHSSVASRDGSSVDYNNDVVMTSDGISVSSNNEFLNAAVLDEMGEANVDHLMSGATLLQNPCRLLPRQAMYVVTPKDSRYQPVFTDRSYGIVLLRDTTPDEPEEYVACGTDQPEAQPFTPFIYKRQQ, encoded by the exons ATGTTGGTGGCTCAACCACCTGATAAGTGCTCGGCGCTTGCCGATGCATATAACGGTCATGAGCCTATGGATCGCATCAGTTCAGCTGACCCTGTGATAGCCCTGCTGAGCGAACGTGACGACGCTTCACGCGAACTAGGCTTACGTCAGCTAAATATCCTAGTTGATACGTTTTGGGCTGAAATAGCAGACAGTTTGGAATTAAT ACATCAATTACACAACGATACTAGTTTCTCCACCCGTAATTTGGCGGCCCTGGTACTGTCTAAGGTCTACTTCCACTTGAGTAACTACCCCAAGGCTTTGCAGTATGCTCTGGCTGCAGGAGAGCACTTCAACCTTCAGGAGTCCTCCGAGTATGTCAACATCATCGTCGCCAATGCCATTGATGAGTATATTCGTGACCGCCAGGCGGTCGTTGATGGCGAAAATTCGGCTATATCCAATGGTGTTGTATGTGGCTTTCAGC AGCAACTGGAGTCGCTGGTAACCAAGCTAATAACCATGAGCGTAGCTTCTGGTGATGAGCAACATGCAATTGGTATAGCCCTTGATTCCCGTCGTCTTGATTTTGTCTGTGAAATCCTTAGGAACAGCACTTCCTCTGGGCCTCTGATCGACTACACCATAGGTCTTTTGGAGAATGTCATTAGTCGTGACTTCTGTCTACAGCTTTATCGGGAGATTCGTGATATACTTGTATCCATGTCTCAGGATACTTTGATTAACCATTATCAGAGTCTGGTCACGTGTTTGTATCGCCTTGACGATGCAAATGCAATGGCTCAGCTATTGCATGACATAATAATCAGGGATGAGCATTTACGTGCATACCAAATTTGCTACGATCTGGTTGATATTGGTGACCAGAAATTTCTCAACGGCATGAAGGCATCCGTTGCTTTGAGTGTGCCTGATGACATTAGATTCGATCGAGTGAAGCACATTCTATCTGGAGACAGTACCACCGAGTTGTATTTGCAATTTTTGCACCGCAAGAACCATACTGACTTGCGTTTACTTGAGCATTACATGACTTCCATTGACCAGCGTAGCAGTATATGCCACAGTGCAGTGGTTATGGCCCATGCAATAATGCAGGCTGGTACCTGTTGTGACCTTTTCCTTCGTGACAACATCGGCTGGTTGGCAAAGGCCAACCATTGGGCTAAATTCACTGCCACTGCATCTATCGGTGTGGTCCATAAG GGCTACGTAAAGAACTGCAAGAAGGTTCTTTCTGCTTATTTACCAGGCTCGTCTCCAAACAGCTCGCAAGCTTTTTCAGAGGGCGGTTCTTTATACGCCATTGGTTTGATAATGGCTAACCATTATGACAGTGAGGCCGTTGACATTTTGACCCAGCATATTAAAAACGAGTCTGTTGAGGAAGCCGTTCACCACGGTGCAGCTTTAGGTTTAGGGCTGGTTTGCATGGGTCAATGTGACCGGGCGGTCTACGAAGAGCTGAACAACATTTTGCTAAAGAACAATGCAGTATCAGGCCAGGCCGCTGCCATAGGCATTGGCCTTCTAATGTTTGGCAGCGGTAACCTGGAGGTGTTGGATGCGCTGCACAGCTGCTGCGTCGACACTCAACATGAGAAGATATCCCGCGCGTGTGCTCTGGCCATAGCCATGGTATTATACCGTCTTGAAAAGGATGCAGACTCTATGATAGCCAAGATGACTAAGGATAATGATCCTGTAGTCCGCTACGGTGGTATGTTTGCCTATGCCATGGCCTACTGTGGCACTGGCTCCAGCAAGGTTGTAAAGGCGCTTTTATATGCCTCTGTATCGGACGTATCAGATGATGTCCGCAGAGCTGCGGTTATATCATTGGGGTTCGTCCTTTGCAACACTCCCGAGGAAGTACCCAAGGTGCTTAAGCTTCTGGTTGCTTCATACAACCCACATGTGCGTTACGCTGCCGCCATAGCTCTTGGCATCACGTGTGCGGCATCGCCTCAACCGGATGTACTTCGCCTCTTGCACGCACTTTCTTCCGACAGCGCAGACTTTGTTCGACAGG GTGCATTCATAGCCTTGGGTCTTGTATTGCAGCAGAGCAATGCAGACACCAGCAATGATGTCATGCAGGTGCGTGAGCTCTTCAAGAACATTGCCGGTGAGAAGCACCAGGAGGTAATGGCCAAGTTTGGTGCTATCCTAGGGGCCGGCCTCATGGATGCTGGTGGGCAGAACTGCGTAGCATCATTGTACACCTGCCGTGGTAACATGCGCCTGGAGGCCGTTGCTGGGTTCCTGATGTTCTCGCAATATTGGTTTTGGCATCCATTTATGCACTTCATCTCGCTAGCGCTCCAGCCAACCTGCTTGATTGGTATCAACGGTGATTTGCAGATACCTACCGGTTACAAGGTGCTCTGCACTGCGCCTCCCAAGCTGTTTGAATACGTCCACCATATGACTGACGAGCCTGTGGAAAGCAACAAGGGCGAGGTCACTGCTGTGCTGTCTATATCCGCCAAACGTCATGCCTGGATGGCAAGTGGCAAATCAGTTGAGCACGTCGAGGACTCAGGGGGCAATATCAACGGTAAGCCCATAATGCCGGATGACTCCGTATCGGTTAATTCCGACGGCCGTTCCCAGCGTCTGGAGGTTGCCAGTATAGCTGCTACCCTAGGCCACTCCAGCGTCGCCTCGCGCGACGGCAGCAGTGTGGATTACAACAACGATGTCGTGATGACTAGTGACGGCATATCGGTATCGAGTAACAACGAGTTTCTAAATGCAGCCGTCCTGGACGAAATGGGTGAAGCCAATGTGGACCACTTGATGTCCGGTGCTACTTTGCTACAGAACCCATGTCGTCTGCTACCTCGGCAGGCTATGTACGTAGTGACTCCAAAGGACAGTCGCTACCAACCTGTATTCACCGACCGGAGTTACGGCATAGTACTGCTCCGGGACACTACCCCCGACGAGCCTGAAGAGTATGTTGCCTGCGGCACTGACCAGCCAGAGGCGCAGCcattcacgccatttatatataaacgtCAACAATGA
- a CDS encoding kelch repeat domain containing protein: protein MAYQRVISLQGELPQARFGHTTTTIGPGKVILFGGAVGDVGRYTITADLYLFDLNTNVSTKLISENTPLPRAAHAAACVESMQVVVFGGATGGGSLSSDDLYLLDLRRDKHLSWITVPTTGRSPGRRYGHTMVFSKPNLVVIGGNDGQQASNDVWYLNVEKSPFCWVEVSFPPTLKQPPKRVYHSADLCREGPAATMIVIFGGRSSDNRSLNDIWGLRQHRDGTWDWMEAPVRFITMPEPRYQHSSCFVGPKLVIIGGRNDSDFNKPLSVSAYDTETLEWFNMSAIHRFRHSSWAIGGQVYIFGGFSHQTQKHPTTELRVIDCYEAFIDYSKASVESGNVRAEAPPVSVGVPKVQNTPLLPHVVQQPTKVVDREIRLSSHAHAVQDGVSDFSYLVRKISIDKLEEEGRKINKPEARAQLRWQNEDADTVYDRVIRALLNPNITNDHVTMSYNETAFAISYEDVQALCRMVYQIVKQEDTVLNLRAPIKVYGDIHGQYYDLMRHFRLYKCPLEESLAESIGAIGDIDSNDYLFLGDYVDRGSNNLEVICLLFALKCKYPSQIHMLRGNHEDPGINAIYGFQDECRRRLREDCENPYSCWNGFNKIFEMLPLGALIEKKILCVHGGIGKTINHISDIESIPRPVTVAPIPKNDQDQKILDLLWSDPTDNDSILGTVPNEVRDPEKVGHIVKFGPDRVHKFLTTNDLQLIIRAHECVMDGFERFAGGRLITLFSATNYCNHYKNAGALLFIRRDLTIVPKLIYPSVSESKSMETWDMHMAELRPPTPPRSAPRMREINYGAP, encoded by the exons ATGGCATACCAAAGGGTAATCTCCCTCCAAGGAGAGCTGCCTCAGGCCAGGTTTGGGCATACAACGACTACTATTGGACCTGGGAAGGTAATTCTATTTGGAGGAGCTGTCGGAG ATGTTGGAAGGTACACAATCACTGCTGACCTGTACCTTTTTGACCTTAATACCAATGTCTCTACTAAGCTCATCTCTGAAAACACGCCTTTGCCGCGTGCAGCTCATGCTGCTGCGTGTGTTGAATCAATGCAAGTGGTAGTATTCGGCGGTGCCACTGGTGGAGGTTCTCTGTCTTCGGATGAT TTATACCTGCTAGATCTAAGGCGCGATAAGCATCTTTCATGGATCACTGTGCCTACTACTGGGCGATCTCCCGGTAGGCGGTATGGTCACACAATGGTCTTCAGCAAGCCTAACCTAGTGGTAATCGGTGGTAACGACGG GCAACAAGCTAGTAACGATGTCTGGTACCTAAATGTCGAGAAGTCTCCCTTCTGCTGGGTAGAGGTTTCTTTTCCTCCTACCCTTAAGCAGCCTCCCAAAAGGGTGTACCACTCTGCTGACCTATGCAGGGAAGGTCCCGCTGCTACCATGATTGTTATATTCGGTGGCAGATCGAGTGATAACAGGTCATTAAATGACATTTGGGGGCTTAGGCAACACCGAGATGGTACCTGGGACTGGATGGAAGCGCCTGTAAGGTTTATTACTATGCCAGAGCCTAGATACCAACACT CATCATGTTTTGTTGGCCCCAAGCTGGTTATTATTGGAGGCCGCAACGACAGTGATTTTAACAA GCCCCTGTCTGTTTCAGCTTATGATACAGAAACTTTGGAATGGTTCAACATGTCAGCTATTCACAGG TTCCGTCACTCCTCCTGGGCTATCGGCGGCCAGGTATACATTTTCGGTGGTTTCTCGCACCAGACTCAGAAGCATCCTACAACTGAGCTTCGTGTTATAGATTGCTATGAGGCATTCATTGATTATTCAAAGGCATCGGTCGAATCGGGTAACGTAAGGGCAGAGGCGCCACCAGTTTCTGTGGGAGTTCCGAAAGTTCAAAACACTCCCCTCTTGCCACATGTGGTACAACAGCCAACTAAAGTTGTAGATCGTGAGATTAGGCTGTCGTCACATGCGCACGCGGTACAGGACGGCGTTTCTGACTTTTCATATCTAGTTCGTAAAATATCAATTGACAAGCTAGAGGAGGAAGGTCGCAAGATCAACAAGCCCGAGGCCCGTGCCCAGCTACGATGGCAGAACGAAGATGCTGATACTGTATACGATCGCGTAATACGTGCTTTACTGAACCCGAACATAACAAACGACCATGTAACGATGTCTTACAATGAAACGGCCTTTGCAATTTCATACGAGGACGTTCAGGCTTTGTGCCGGATG GTGTACCAAATAGTTAAACAAGAGGATACTGTACTGAATCTACGTGCGCCTATCAAGG TGTACGGAGATATACACGGGCAGTACTACGACCTCATGCGCCACTTTAGGCTGTACAAGTGCCCCCTAGAGGAATCACTGGCTGAGTCCATAGGAGCTATTGGCGACATTGATTCTAACGACTACCTCTTTTTGGGTGACTACGTAGACCGTGGTTCCAACAATCTCGAGGTTATTTGCCTCCTTTTTGCTCTTAAATGCAAGTATCCCAGCCAAATTCACATGTTACGTGGCAATCACGAGGACCCGGGTATCAATGCTATATACGGATTCCAAGATGAATGTCGTCGTCGCCTTAGGGAGGATTGCGAGAACCCCTACAGCTGCTGGAACGGTTTCAACAAGATTTTTGAAATGTTACCGCTTGGCGCACTTATTGAAAAAAAGATTTTATGTGTCCATGGTGGTATTGGCAAAACTATAAACCACATTTCTGATATAGAGAGCATTCCGCGACCTGTTACTGTAGCCCCGATTCCAAAGAATGACCAAGATCAGAAGATTTTGGACCTCTTATGGTCGGATCCCACGGATAACGACTCCATTTTGGGTACGGTACCCAATGAAGTCCGCGATCCGGAGAAGGTTGGACATATTGTCAAATTCGGTCCCGATCGCGTCCATAAGTTCCTCACTACCAATGATCTCCAGCTAATCATTCGCGCGCATGAATGTGTAATGGACGGTTTCGAACGTTTTGCAGGTGGTCGTCTTATAACATTGTTCTCTG CCACTAACTACTGCAACCATTACAAAAATGCTGGCGCTCTACTGTTCATTAGGCGTGATCTTACTATAGTGCCCAAGTTAATATATCCATCTGTTTCTGAAAGCAAAAGTATGGAAACCTG GGATATGCACATGGCTGAACTTCGACCTCCAACTCCTCCCAGGAGCGCGCCTCGTATGCGCGAGATTAATTACGGCGCACCTTGA